In Hyalangium minutum, the sequence GCCTCCTTTGTATCTACGCACCAGCCTTTCTCCACCAGCACCCGCGCCAGGTGCGGCCGGCCCAGGTGGGCCTTGTCCGCGATGGCGTACACGTCCTGCATCCGCACCGGGAAGCCGAGCTTGCGCATCTTCTCCACCATCTGCTCCATGCGCTGCTCGCGCTCGATGCGCAGCTTGTCGGCGAACTGGGAGATGTCCGGGTCCTCCGGCCGCAGGAAGTGCCCCAGAATGTGGGCCTCCCGCCCCAGCACGAACGCGGACAGCTCGATGCCGGGTACCAGCTCCAGGCCCCGGGCCTTCGCCGCCGCCATCGCCGCCGCCAGCCCTGCCACCGTGTCGTGGTCTGTCACCGCCAGCACCGTCACCCCCGCTGCAGCCGCCATGCTCAGCAGCTCGTCGGGGGAGTGCTGTCCATCGCTTGCAGTGGTGTGGGAGTGCAGATCAATCACGGCGTGCTCCAGGGTTCAGGGAGAAGGGGAGGGGCTCCTGTCTCTCTATCTACCTGAAGCCCGGTCCGGCGGCATGCCTGGGGGCGGACTGGCCATGACTGAACGCCTGCCCCCGAGTCCCTCACCGTGCCGGGCCGCCTGCGCGTAGAGTCCTCGACACCATGGCCAAGACGGACGACACCATCGAGAACCGGGTCTATCTCTTCGAGTCGCTCGCGAGCAGCTACGTGGCGGCCGCCTCCGAGCTGCTGGGCTCCGACGACGCCTCCGTGCGCGAGCGGGCCCGGCGCGCCCTGGCGGAGCTGGCCTACGTCTCCTGCGTGGTGGCCGACACCCAGCACCTGTCCCCCGAGCAGGTTCGCGACCGCATCCTGGGCGCTCCCGAGCCGGAACCGGCCCCCAAGTCCAAGGCCGGGGGCCGCCGGTAGCGCGGATCGCTCCCCACAGCGCGCCGCGGATGGTATAGCCGCGCGCCATGGCCAAGACCTCGAACCCGAAGAAGTCCCTCCGCGCTGCCTACTCGGGGGCGCGCAAGGCGGATCCCCGTCCCATCACCGGCAAGGAGAAGCCGGCTGAGCTGCTCGCCCATGCCTTCAGCGCCTACGTGGGCCGTCAGGAGCGCACCGCGTTCGAGCTCATGTCCAAGTCGGTGGAACAGGACGCGTCCATCTTCCTCACGCTGTCGGGCGCCATGACGCCGGCGGGCCTGCACCAGAGCTGCCTCATCCCACTCATCGAGAAGGGCGTCATCTCCGCGCTGACCACCACGGGCGCCAACCTCTACCACGATGCCCACCGCATCATCGGCCACGCCATTCGCGAGGTGAACCCGAACGCGGGCGACCTTCAGTACCGGCTGGCGCGCATCATCCGCATCTACGACTTGGGCTTCTGGGAGGAGGCGCTGCTGGACACGGACCGGCTTTTCTCCGCCATCATCCGCGGCCCCGAGTTCCAGCGGAAGATGACCACCCCCGAGTTCCACTACTTGCTGGGCAAGGCCGTCTACCAGATCGAGAAGAAGCTGGGCGTGAAGCAGCCCTCGCTGCTGTCCACCTGCTACAAGCACGCAGTGCCCATCTGGGTGGGCGCGGTGCAGGACGGCTCGATCTTCCTGAACGTCGTGAAGCTCAAGCGCCTGCTGGGCGCCGAGTTCAAGTTCGAGCTCGACATCAACGACGACGTCTACTCCATGGCGGCGATGCAGCACTTCTGCCGCCACAACGGCTCCAAGCGGCTGGCGATCTGGATCCTCGGGGGTGGCGTGCCCAAGAACTACACGCTGCAGGGCGAGCCGCTGCTGGACCAGATCCTCAACGTGCCCACCACGGGCTTCGACATCGACGTGCAGTTCTGCGTGGACCCGGTGGACAACGGGGCGCTGTCGAGCTGCCCGGCCGGTGAGGGCCACACCTGGGGCAAGGTCTCCGTGGAGGCCGTGGAGACGGGCTCGGTGTACGTGCACTGTGACGTGACGGCCGTGTTCCCCTGGCTCACGCACGCGCTGCTGTCCGAGCCGAAGAACAAGCGCAAGCCCATGCGGCTGATGGACAAGATGGGCGAGGCCATCTCCTTCCTGGACAAGGACGTGCGCAAGCGCAGCAAGGAGTTGATGAAGACGCTGGACTGGAGCATCCAGGACGCGGAGCCCTCGAAGGAAGAGGACGCCGAGAAGCACGAGGCTTACGTCCGCTAACCCGTTGTGCACAGGAGCACTGACATGAGCCAGCCCTCGCAGCCCACCGGTGTGGTGATGACCGCCATCACCGCTCCGGCCTTCAAGACGCAGCTTGAGCACGGGCCCTCGGGCTCGCGCATGAACACGGAGGCCCCCAAGGACAACGGCGGGACGGGGGCCTCGTTCTCGCCCACGGACTTGGTGGGCGCGGCGCTCGCCTCGTGCGCGGTGACGACGATGGCGCTGACCGCCTCGCGCGAGGGCATTCCCTTTGGGGAAGCCCGGGCCACGGTGGAGAAGCGGATGACGCCTCCGCCGCGCCGCATTGGCGAGCTGGTGCTGCAGATCCAGATGCCCGCGGGCCTGTCCAAGGCGCACCGGGCCCGGCTGGAGGAGGCTGCCCACGGCTGCCCCGTGGCACGAAGCCTCCACCCGGACCTGAAGCTGCCCGTCACCTTCACCTACCCGGACGAGCCCCGCGAGGGCTGACGCTTGGGTGCCTGCTGACGCGCGTCTGAGCTTCCCTGCCTGGTGTCCAGGCACTGGGGCGCTGACGCCTGCAAGCCCCGGCGGGAATGCCAACCCTGGCAGGAGTCATCCGCCAGGGAGGCAGACCGTGGACGTCAAGCTGCTGGGCATCTACCTGAACGATCATCTCGCCGGCTCGCACACGGGGCTCGAGCTCGCGCGCCGTGCGCACCGGGAGAACCGGGACAACGCAGTGGGGCGCTACCTCATCACGTTCATCAAGGAGCTGGAGGATGAGCGCACGGTGCTGCAGCAGATCATGCGTGCGCTGGGCGTGACCCGGAACGAGTTCAAGCACCTCGCGGGGTGGGTCATGGAGAAGGTGGCGCGGCTGAAGACCCACACCCATCTGGTGCACCGCACGCCCCTGA encodes:
- a CDS encoding PHP domain-containing protein yields the protein MIDLHSHTTASDGQHSPDELLSMAAAAGVTVLAVTDHDTVAGLAAAMAAAKARGLELVPGIELSAFVLGREAHILGHFLRPEDPDISQFADKLRIEREQRMEQMVEKMRKLGFPVRMQDVYAIADKAHLGRPHLARVLVEKGWCVDTKEAFDRFLGDGRPAWVDRYRLDGVDAIQLIRNAGGTATLAHPGTSKMNRMEIAQLAKAGLSGLEVYHSDHNPSVREKYMALAKEFELVPTAGSDFHGEKVAPGRHLGTASMPPEQFQKLRSRAAIS
- a CDS encoding deoxyhypusine synthase family protein, which encodes MAKTSNPKKSLRAAYSGARKADPRPITGKEKPAELLAHAFSAYVGRQERTAFELMSKSVEQDASIFLTLSGAMTPAGLHQSCLIPLIEKGVISALTTTGANLYHDAHRIIGHAIREVNPNAGDLQYRLARIIRIYDLGFWEEALLDTDRLFSAIIRGPEFQRKMTTPEFHYLLGKAVYQIEKKLGVKQPSLLSTCYKHAVPIWVGAVQDGSIFLNVVKLKRLLGAEFKFELDINDDVYSMAAMQHFCRHNGSKRLAIWILGGGVPKNYTLQGEPLLDQILNVPTTGFDIDVQFCVDPVDNGALSSCPAGEGHTWGKVSVEAVETGSVYVHCDVTAVFPWLTHALLSEPKNKRKPMRLMDKMGEAISFLDKDVRKRSKELMKTLDWSIQDAEPSKEEDAEKHEAYVR
- a CDS encoding OsmC family protein, which produces MSQPSQPTGVVMTAITAPAFKTQLEHGPSGSRMNTEAPKDNGGTGASFSPTDLVGAALASCAVTTMALTASREGIPFGEARATVEKRMTPPPRRIGELVLQIQMPAGLSKAHRARLEEAAHGCPVARSLHPDLKLPVTFTYPDEPREG